In one window of Streptosporangium album DNA:
- a CDS encoding sensor histidine kinase gives MPRPLSRDAAIDVLLAAMVAAVTVGGTAVIAWSSSPGRLPDWAGYLILLGMSALLVTRRAAPTLTMVAVLAGSLFYQAFNLPGGAFTIPPAVAFFSAVSAGRRVVAVAAMVAWTLATFLLGGLWGRAPDVQGTVWLATWMAVILVGGEVSRARRERLRAEREEAAQAERAREEEAGRRVTEERLRIARELHDVLAHSISVINLQAGVSEHLIDRDPQQARAALGAIRQASKEVLVELRSMLGVLRAVDDDGRPLAPAPGMDRLHELVDRAREARLEVSVTLPEERPELPGGVDLAVYRIV, from the coding sequence ATGCCGCGCCCACTGTCCAGAGACGCCGCGATCGACGTGCTGCTGGCGGCGATGGTCGCCGCCGTCACGGTGGGCGGGACGGCCGTCATCGCCTGGTCGTCCTCGCCCGGCCGGCTGCCTGACTGGGCCGGATACCTGATCCTGCTCGGGATGTCGGCGCTGCTGGTGACCCGGCGGGCGGCGCCGACGCTGACGATGGTCGCCGTGCTGGCGGGCTCGCTGTTCTACCAGGCGTTCAACCTGCCGGGCGGGGCCTTCACCATCCCGCCGGCGGTCGCTTTCTTCAGCGCGGTCAGCGCCGGCCGCAGGGTCGTCGCCGTGGCCGCCATGGTGGCGTGGACGCTGGCCACGTTCCTGCTCGGCGGCCTATGGGGCCGCGCCCCCGACGTCCAGGGGACGGTGTGGCTGGCGACCTGGATGGCCGTCATCCTCGTGGGGGGCGAGGTCTCGCGCGCCCGCCGCGAGCGGCTGCGGGCCGAACGCGAGGAGGCGGCCCAGGCCGAGCGGGCCCGCGAGGAGGAGGCCGGGCGCCGCGTCACCGAGGAACGGCTGCGCATCGCCAGAGAGCTGCACGACGTCCTCGCCCACAGCATCTCGGTGATCAATCTCCAGGCGGGGGTCTCCGAGCACCTGATCGACCGCGACCCGCAGCAGGCGCGCGCCGCGCTCGGGGCCATCCGCCAGGCCAGCAAGGAGGTGCTGGTCGAGCTGCGGAGCATGCTCGGCGTGCTGCGCGCCGTCGACGACGACGGGCGCCCTCTCGCCCCGGCCCCCGGGATGGACCGCCTGCACGAGCTGGTCGATCGCGCCCGCGAGGCGCGGCTGGAGGTGTCGGTCACCCTGCCCGAGGAACGGCCCGAGCTGCCCGGCGGGGTGGACCTGGCGGTCTACCGGATCGTCTAG
- a CDS encoding glycoside hydrolase family 5 protein: MYYLEPGVIRAFDHFWNTTGEHPELMDRYAKAWKAVAARFKDDPAVLGYDLMNEPWGGSIQGPQFETGPLATLYRRTIAEIRSVDKDSWIFLEPQAVGVNWGLPSALPHFDDPRSGLPRIAFAPHLYPLPLDLGEDYTAGSKEWTDRTLGWWRENVLRTAGRLGAPVLLGEFGLDMTRPGASDLVNRVVRLGEQMGAGMAY, encoded by the coding sequence ATGTACTACCTGGAGCCGGGCGTCATCCGCGCCTTCGACCACTTCTGGAACACCACCGGCGAGCACCCGGAGTTGATGGACCGCTACGCCAAGGCGTGGAAGGCGGTCGCCGCCAGGTTCAAGGACGACCCCGCAGTGCTCGGCTACGACCTGATGAACGAACCCTGGGGCGGCTCGATCCAGGGCCCGCAGTTCGAGACCGGCCCGCTGGCCACCCTCTACCGCAGGACCATCGCCGAGATCCGGTCCGTGGACAAGGACAGCTGGATCTTCCTGGAACCGCAGGCGGTGGGCGTCAACTGGGGCCTGCCCTCGGCGCTCCCGCACTTCGACGACCCCCGGAGCGGCCTGCCCCGCATCGCATTCGCCCCGCACCTCTACCCGCTTCCCCTCGACCTGGGCGAGGACTACACCGCAGGGTCCAAGGAGTGGACCGACCGTACGCTCGGCTGGTGGCGCGAGAACGTGCTGCGCACGGCGGGCCGGCTCGGCGCCCCGGTCCTGCTGGGGGAGTTCGGCCTGGACATGACCAGGCCGGGCGCGAGCGACCTGGTGAACCGGGTCGTACGGCTCGGCGAGCAGATGGGCGCGGGCATGGCGTACTGA
- a CDS encoding glycoside hydrolase family 5 protein, whose protein sequence is MSPIAVVVLAAVIVLGAAFDPSGLAAPYTWTGADLLPVAGLWQVAALAIYVPLLLAGVGALAWAVARGRAPLRTALLVWGAVVWSAMAAKLMMSLVMAFDDVVYLAWSTGFTGVKAAVFGLPVLAATWLTQLLRRRPTPPPSSSTSPSSLGSGAGPAAASGSFFPSAWGPGWVVAGVAVVLGASVGGVWWGGSPVGYAIGDSPLAPAPEAGPLGCLAAVTLLGVMTWVLNRWLSTTTSPRAIVAGISALGAAATLGLVEVVIGLPGDLAGGDTFWAPAIMLRLAPALSLGALLALATAALIALLPTALPARRATLLSARKGAAFSAPIRMAAVVAAAALAVPLLQPGTTTAQPPRTKGLTLSADRRIVDADGNEVLLRGVNVNQLEDYFQKFPDKAVTRPLTEADFAGMEQMGFNVIRLALSWSALEPQPGHYDPAYLARVSWAVETAAKHGLRTVIDMHQDAWGKGVNAAPGTTCENSSPMHGWDGAPTWADRFDGAPKCEFTGRDISPAVARAFTNFYQDRDGIQTRLVAAWGMLAERFASEPMVAGYDLLNEPGFGEAPPITSGVLLGRYYDRAIKAIRAGEKRGFPHLVFFEPSVLWSGLGFEVSVPKDFTDDRLLVFAPHLYNESITIDQGTGLTVTSIERGFDLASRAAAYYGAGLWSGEWGWFGDPTSAPITKYTDQEDRHRIGGAFWVWKQSCGDAHAGAEAKTGGNLMIEDCATGKDLPPPPEYVAELSRPYPRSAPGRLTGLTSDQASLTAQGEGAGCGLDVWFPGGARPVVRSSGLTGVTARQAPGGWRVTGCARGAYTLTAHR, encoded by the coding sequence TTGTCGCCGATCGCCGTCGTGGTGCTGGCCGCCGTCATCGTGCTGGGGGCGGCGTTCGACCCGTCGGGGCTGGCCGCGCCGTACACGTGGACGGGCGCCGACCTGCTACCCGTCGCCGGGCTCTGGCAGGTGGCCGCGCTGGCCATCTACGTGCCGCTGCTGCTGGCGGGGGTCGGGGCCCTGGCGTGGGCGGTCGCGCGCGGGCGTGCCCCGCTGCGTACGGCACTGCTGGTGTGGGGTGCGGTGGTGTGGTCGGCGATGGCGGCCAAGCTGATGATGTCGCTGGTGATGGCCTTTGATGATGTGGTCTACCTGGCGTGGTCGACCGGCTTCACCGGCGTCAAGGCGGCGGTCTTCGGCCTGCCGGTCCTGGCGGCCACCTGGCTCACCCAGCTCCTACGCCGCCGCCCCACCCCACCCCCTTCGAGCTCGACCTCCCCGTCCTCCCTGGGGTCGGGCGCTGGACCCGCTGCGGCCTCGGGGTCGTTCTTCCCATCGGCCTGGGGGCCGGGGTGGGTGGTGGCGGGGGTGGCCGTGGTCTTGGGCGCGTCGGTCGGTGGGGTGTGGTGGGGCGGCTCGCCCGTCGGGTACGCCATCGGCGACTCCCCGCTGGCCCCGGCGCCTGAGGCGGGACCGCTGGGCTGCCTCGCCGCCGTCACCCTGCTGGGCGTGATGACCTGGGTACTGAACCGCTGGCTCAGCACCACCACCTCGCCGCGGGCCATCGTGGCCGGGATCTCCGCGCTGGGCGCGGCCGCGACGCTGGGCCTGGTCGAGGTGGTCATCGGGCTCCCCGGCGACCTGGCGGGCGGCGACACGTTCTGGGCACCGGCGATCATGCTCCGCCTCGCCCCCGCGCTCTCCCTCGGCGCCCTCCTCGCCCTCGCAACGGCAGCCCTCATCGCCCTCCTCCCCACCGCCCTCCCGGCGCGAAGAGCCACCCTTCTCTCGGCGCGTAAGGGCGCCGCCTTCTCCGCGCCGATACGGATGGCGGCCGTCGTGGCCGCGGCGGCGCTCGCCGTACCGCTCCTGCAGCCCGGCACCACCACCGCGCAGCCACCACGCACCAAGGGGCTGACGCTCTCAGCCGACCGCAGGATCGTCGACGCCGACGGCAACGAGGTGCTGCTGCGCGGCGTGAACGTCAACCAGCTCGAAGACTACTTTCAGAAATTTCCAGACAAAGCGGTGACGCGACCGCTCACCGAGGCCGACTTCGCCGGCATGGAGCAGATGGGCTTTAACGTCATCCGCCTCGCCCTGTCCTGGTCAGCCCTGGAACCCCAGCCCGGCCACTACGACCCGGCCTACCTCGCCAGGGTCTCCTGGGCCGTCGAGACCGCGGCCAAGCACGGCCTGCGCACGGTCATCGACATGCACCAGGACGCCTGGGGCAAGGGCGTCAACGCCGCCCCCGGCACCACCTGCGAGAACAGTTCCCCGATGCACGGCTGGGACGGCGCCCCCACCTGGGCCGACCGCTTCGACGGTGCCCCCAAGTGCGAGTTCACCGGACGCGATATCTCTCCGGCCGTCGCCCGCGCCTTCACCAACTTCTACCAAGACAGGGACGGCATACAGACCCGCCTGGTCGCCGCCTGGGGCATGCTGGCGGAGCGGTTCGCGAGCGAGCCGATGGTCGCCGGATACGACCTGCTGAACGAGCCCGGCTTCGGCGAGGCCCCGCCGATCACCTCCGGCGTCCTACTCGGCCGCTACTACGACCGAGCGATCAAGGCCATCAGGGCGGGCGAGAAGCGCGGCTTCCCGCACCTGGTCTTCTTCGAGCCGTCCGTGCTCTGGTCGGGTCTCGGCTTCGAGGTCTCGGTGCCCAAGGACTTCACCGACGACCGGCTGCTCGTCTTCGCTCCCCACCTCTACAACGAGTCGATCACCATCGACCAGGGCACCGGCCTCACCGTCACGAGCATCGAGCGCGGCTTCGACCTGGCGAGCCGGGCGGCGGCGTACTACGGCGCCGGGCTCTGGTCGGGGGAGTGGGGCTGGTTCGGCGACCCCACCTCGGCCCCGATCACGAAATACACCGACCAAGAGGATCGGCACCGCATCGGCGGCGCGTTCTGGGTCTGGAAACAGTCCTGCGGCGACGCCCACGCCGGAGCCGAGGCCAAGACCGGCGGCAACCTCATGATCGAGGACTGTGCCACCGGGAAGGATCTGCCCCCGCCCCCCGAATACGTCGCCGAGCTCTCGCGCCCCTATCCCCGCTCCGCCCCCGGCCGCCTGACCGGCCTCACGTCGGACCAGGCGAGCCTCACGGCCCAGGGCGAGGGCGCCGGGTGCGGCCTCGACGTCTGGTTCCCCGGCGGCGCCCGGCCGGTCGTCCGTAGTAGCGGACTCACGGGCGTCACCGCCCGGCAGGCACCGGGCGGCTGGCGCGTCACTGGCTGCGCCCGGGGCGCCTACACGCTGACGGCACACCGCTAG
- a CDS encoding response regulator transcription factor, translated as MIKVLLADDQPLIRMGLRALLDSEPDIEVVGEAADGGQAVERAAELLPDVVLMDVRMPVLDGIEATRRIAGDPRLGTVRVVIVTMFELDEYVFRGLRAGASGFLVKDTDPAQLLQAVRVVAAGDSLLSPSVTRRLITEYAGRTVDAPPTPELDVLTDREREVVALVAAGLSNQEIAERMVVSPATAKTHVSRAMTKLSARDRAQLVVFAFESGLVRPRPRH; from the coding sequence GTGATCAAGGTGCTGCTCGCGGACGACCAGCCGCTGATCAGGATGGGGCTGCGCGCCCTGCTCGACTCAGAGCCGGACATCGAGGTGGTCGGCGAGGCGGCCGACGGGGGACAGGCCGTAGAGAGGGCCGCCGAGCTCCTCCCCGACGTCGTGCTGATGGACGTCAGGATGCCGGTGCTCGACGGTATCGAGGCGACCCGCCGCATCGCCGGCGATCCGCGGCTCGGCACCGTGCGGGTCGTCATCGTCACCATGTTCGAGCTGGACGAGTACGTGTTCCGGGGGCTCCGCGCCGGGGCCAGCGGCTTCCTCGTCAAGGACACCGATCCCGCCCAGCTGCTGCAGGCCGTACGGGTGGTCGCGGCCGGCGACTCGCTGCTCAGCCCCAGCGTCACCCGCCGCCTGATCACCGAGTACGCCGGCCGGACCGTCGACGCGCCGCCCACGCCGGAGCTGGACGTGCTCACCGACCGCGAGCGCGAGGTCGTGGCGCTCGTCGCCGCCGGGCTGTCCAACCAGGAGATCGCCGAGCGCATGGTGGTCAGCCCGGCGACGGCCAAGACGCACGTGAGCCGGGCGATGACCAAGCTGTCGGCGCGGGACCGGGCCCAGCTGGTGGTGTTCGCCTTCGAATCGGGGCTGGTGCGCCCGCGCCCGCGTCACTGA
- a CDS encoding cytochrome P450 encodes MTFGLGIHYCLGARLARVELELALAVTLRRLPGLRLAVPVGELRSEGGHLIRGLPELPVAW; translated from the coding sequence TTGACCTTCGGCCTGGGCATCCACTACTGCCTGGGGGCGCGGCTGGCGAGGGTCGAGCTGGAGCTCGCGCTCGCCGTGACGCTGCGCCGCCTGCCGGGGCTGCGGCTCGCCGTTCCCGTCGGCGAACTGCGCTCGGAGGGCGGTCATCTCATCCGCGGCCTGCCGGAGCTGCCGGTCGCCTGGTGA